In Aureibaculum algae, the following are encoded in one genomic region:
- a CDS encoding transglutaminase domain-containing protein, which yields MRKITLYLLLFLFINKSYAQQFDIAEQMNNIHSPIASIKTMTNEYDAVDARVRSYSSDYKSSAALAEQILKDFTTKKDRIRALYTWLCITIKYDMVSFSKGQTEIGFSYTSKTDFDRKMKVINNSIVHKTLQTKKAICEGYAQTFKEVSEYLGIECKLIGGYAKGDVSDINTIPEAENHAWNAVRIDKKWYLIDATWGAGYTYGNKWFAQFDDFYFFTDPDQFALTHYPSETEWLLTESKLTLKQFYSKPIYKNSFFLNKLKLISPKFGVLEEATKTDIVFLMGHLPENMNLFYAFKGDRYSKKIEPDCNSDQCTFNIPFTKTSDSELYIFVNQRPILEYYVRLK from the coding sequence GTGAGAAAAATAACGCTATACCTGTTGTTGTTTTTGTTTATAAACAAAAGCTATGCTCAGCAATTTGATATTGCTGAACAAATGAACAATATCCATTCTCCAATTGCTTCCATAAAAACCATGACGAATGAATATGATGCTGTTGACGCTAGAGTAAGAAGCTATAGTTCAGATTACAAAAGCTCGGCGGCCTTAGCAGAACAAATTCTCAAAGATTTTACGACGAAAAAAGATAGAATTAGAGCCCTCTATACTTGGCTTTGTATTACAATTAAATATGACATGGTTTCCTTTTCTAAAGGACAGACTGAAATTGGTTTCAGTTATACCTCTAAAACGGATTTTGACCGTAAAATGAAGGTTATAAACAATTCTATTGTCCATAAAACACTTCAGACCAAAAAAGCAATTTGTGAAGGTTATGCCCAAACGTTTAAAGAAGTTTCAGAATACTTAGGTATTGAATGTAAATTAATTGGAGGATATGCTAAAGGTGATGTTAGTGATATTAATACTATTCCAGAAGCAGAAAACCATGCGTGGAACGCTGTTAGAATTGATAAAAAATGGTATTTGATTGATGCTACTTGGGGTGCAGGTTATACCTATGGCAATAAATGGTTTGCTCAATTTGACGATTTCTATTTTTTTACTGACCCTGATCAATTTGCCCTTACCCATTATCCTTCTGAAACGGAATGGTTACTAACTGAATCTAAACTGACACTAAAGCAATTTTATAGCAAACCCATTTATAAAAATTCTTTTTTTCTTAATAAATTGAAATTAATTTCACCGAAATTTGGTGTTCTTGAAGAAGCAACTAAGACAGATATTGTATTTTTAATGGGGCACTTACCTGAAAACATGAATTTGTTCTATGCGTTTAAGGGCGATAGATATAGTAAAAAAATTGAACCTGATTGTAATAGTGATCAATGTACCTTTAACATCCCATTTACAAAAACTAGCGATTCTGAATTGTATATTTTTGTCAATCAAAGACCAATTTTAGAGTACTATGTTAGACTAAAATAA
- a CDS encoding alpha/beta fold hydrolase, producing the protein MNQSIALRMNEIVKFIYKKQSLILSMLLLIMLSSCFTFKVSDRKIENKFRKENLKARIYYEDYSGKRVRFIASKKIDTSLPTIIFIHGAPGAGKDYFKYVTDIDLNKKANLITVDRLGYGYSDYGKAETSITSQAESIYTIIENEQLDDVILVSWSYGVAIPGKMNYLYPTISNNLMVAGAVSPKDEKFFALGKLAHWKATRWLFSKALRVSDREKWTHVDELTKMSEDWQHIKTPITYYHGTKDKIVPYKNMEFIVSKVPNKLLDTVSVKNANHFILFKNYDLIKRKLLKVLDNTITQ; encoded by the coding sequence TTGAACCAATCAATTGCTTTAAGAATGAATGAAATAGTTAAATTTATTTACAAAAAACAGTCTCTAATCTTATCAATGTTGTTATTGATAATGTTAAGTTCTTGCTTTACCTTTAAGGTTAGTGATAGAAAAATTGAAAATAAATTTAGAAAAGAAAATCTAAAGGCTAGAATTTATTACGAAGATTATAGCGGAAAAAGAGTCCGGTTTATTGCGAGTAAAAAAATTGATACATCGTTACCAACCATTATATTTATTCATGGAGCACCTGGAGCTGGTAAAGATTATTTTAAATATGTAACAGATATCGATCTTAATAAAAAAGCTAATTTAATAACGGTTGATCGCTTGGGGTATGGTTATTCTGATTATGGAAAGGCGGAAACTTCAATCACATCACAAGCTGAAAGTATTTATACAATTATTGAAAACGAGCAACTTGATGATGTAATACTAGTAAGTTGGTCTTATGGAGTGGCAATTCCTGGAAAAATGAATTATTTATATCCAACTATTTCTAATAATTTAATGGTTGCTGGTGCAGTTTCACCAAAAGATGAAAAGTTCTTTGCATTAGGTAAACTGGCACATTGGAAAGCGACACGGTGGCTTTTTTCAAAGGCTTTGAGAGTTTCAGACCGCGAAAAATGGACACATGTTGACGAATTAACTAAAATGTCAGAAGATTGGCAACATATTAAAACACCAATTACGTACTATCACGGCACCAAAGATAAAATTGTACCTTATAAAAATATGGAGTTTATTGTATCTAAAGTGCCCAATAAGCTACTCGATACAGTTTCGGTAAAAAATGCCAATCATTTTATTTTGTTTAAAAATTACGATCTGATAAAAAGAAAGTTACTAAAGGTTTTAGATAATACTATAACTCAATAA
- a CDS encoding ABC transporter ATP-binding protein produces MSKKEKVSFAWAFKEFIWPRRKIVSIGLILIILKSLAGLVIPLQAKTLIDDVVPNKDMSGLYTLIIIVVGALLIQAVTSFSLTRLLSVEAQHLISLLRAKVQRKLLKLPINFFDNNKSGALVSRVMTDVEGVRNLVGTGLVQLIGGSITAILSFVWLLKINATMTFVVLVPVLIFAVVMLKAFGVIRPIFKARGKINAEVTGRLTETLNGVRVIKGFNAEEQENKTFEEGVDKLFQNVKKSLTATAIITSSSTFLIGLASAGIMGLGGYYIMGGSMTLGDFVQFTLLLGFMVAPIVQMSNIGSQLTEAMAGLDRTQELMNMTEEDDPEKRTIVLEDIKGDIIFDNVSFSYEENKEVLHNISLKASSGSVTALVGSSGSGKSTIAGLAATFLNPVEGKITLDGIDLARVNLNSFRKHLAVVLQDDFLYEGTIRENILFPRPDATEEELLAAVKGAYVNEFTDRFDDGLETVIGERGVKLSGGQRQRISIARALLADPKVIILDEATSNLDTESESYIQKSLGVLMQDRTTFVIAHRLSTIQKADQILVIEDGNIVEQGKHDELIAKKGRYFDLYTYQSRI; encoded by the coding sequence ATGAGTAAAAAAGAGAAAGTATCGTTTGCATGGGCATTTAAAGAATTTATTTGGCCAAGAAGAAAAATTGTATCTATTGGATTAATATTAATTATTTTGAAGAGTTTGGCGGGGTTAGTTATTCCGCTTCAGGCCAAAACATTAATTGATGATGTTGTTCCGAATAAAGATATGAGTGGGTTATACACCCTTATAATTATCGTAGTGGGTGCATTATTAATTCAAGCAGTAACCTCTTTTTCATTAACAAGATTGTTAAGTGTAGAAGCTCAACATTTAATATCATTATTACGAGCAAAAGTGCAACGTAAATTATTAAAATTACCCATAAATTTCTTCGATAATAATAAATCTGGAGCCTTGGTTTCTCGTGTTATGACTGATGTAGAAGGTGTTCGGAACCTGGTAGGAACAGGGTTGGTGCAGCTTATAGGTGGTTCAATAACAGCCATATTATCCTTTGTGTGGTTACTTAAAATAAATGCCACAATGACATTTGTCGTGTTGGTACCTGTGTTGATTTTTGCAGTTGTTATGCTGAAAGCTTTTGGTGTAATTCGTCCAATTTTTAAAGCACGTGGAAAAATTAATGCTGAGGTAACGGGTCGCCTTACAGAAACGCTTAACGGAGTTCGAGTCATCAAAGGATTTAATGCTGAAGAGCAAGAGAATAAAACGTTTGAAGAAGGGGTTGATAAATTATTTCAAAATGTAAAAAAGAGCTTGACTGCTACAGCTATAATTACAAGTTCATCTACATTTCTAATTGGATTAGCTTCTGCGGGAATCATGGGGTTAGGTGGTTATTATATTATGGGCGGTTCAATGACATTGGGTGATTTTGTTCAGTTTACCTTATTGTTGGGGTTTATGGTTGCACCTATAGTTCAGATGAGTAATATTGGGAGTCAACTTACCGAAGCCATGGCGGGTTTAGACCGTACACAAGAGTTGATGAATATGACCGAAGAAGATGATCCGGAAAAGAGAACAATTGTTTTAGAGGATATAAAAGGAGATATCATTTTTGACAATGTTTCTTTTAGTTATGAAGAAAACAAGGAGGTGTTACATAACATTTCTTTGAAAGCTTCTTCTGGAAGTGTTACCGCATTGGTGGGTTCTTCAGGTTCAGGAAAAAGTACCATTGCAGGATTAGCCGCTACATTTTTAAATCCTGTTGAAGGAAAAATTACCCTTGACGGGATAGATTTAGCAAGGGTAAACCTGAACAGTTTTAGAAAGCATTTAGCCGTTGTTTTACAAGATGATTTTTTATACGAAGGCACCATTAGAGAAAATATATTATTCCCTAGGCCAGATGCTACTGAAGAAGAATTATTAGCCGCGGTTAAAGGAGCTTATGTAAATGAATTTACCGATCGATTTGATGATGGCTTAGAAACCGTAATTGGCGAAAGAGGAGTGAAATTATCAGGTGGTCAACGCCAGCGAATTTCAATTGCTAGGGCCTTATTGGCAGATCCGAAAGTTATTATTTTAGATGAAGCAACTTCTAATTTAGATACCGAAAGTGAATCGTACATTCAAAAAAGTTTGGGGGTTTTAATGCAAGACCGAACTACTTTTGTAATTGCTCATAGGTTAAGTACCATTCAAAAAGCAGATCAAATTTTAGTTATTGAAGATGGTAATATTGTAGAACAAGGCAAACACGACGAACTTATCGCCAAAAAAGGTAGATATTTTGATTTATATACCTATCAAAGTAGGATATAG
- a CDS encoding RNA polymerase sigma factor, translated as MNTNFENNTFLIESLKQGDEKAYSHLIEKFHKKLFTYAFSLTNNKPLAKDVLQNVFLNVWIFRDKLDSKLSIKNFLYTATYNEFIRQYWKNQSTKDLENKYAQALNEVIEETDEKSINTLISIVTQEIQNLPKKCKKVFLLSKEDGLTNMEISEYLDISIKTVEAHISKAYCIIREKIGEKTSSILFLIFPNKKTS; from the coding sequence TTGAATACTAATTTTGAAAATAATACATTTTTAATTGAATCTCTTAAGCAAGGAGATGAGAAAGCCTATTCTCATTTAATTGAAAAATTTCATAAAAAGTTGTTCACCTATGCTTTTTCGCTCACAAATAATAAACCGCTTGCAAAAGACGTATTGCAAAATGTTTTTTTGAATGTTTGGATTTTTAGAGATAAACTCGATTCAAAACTTTCCATTAAAAATTTTTTATATACTGCTACTTACAATGAGTTTATTAGGCAATATTGGAAGAATCAATCCACCAAAGATTTAGAAAATAAATATGCTCAAGCCTTAAACGAGGTGATAGAAGAAACGGATGAGAAATCAATTAATACATTAATATCAATTGTAACCCAAGAAATTCAAAACTTACCGAAAAAATGTAAAAAAGTTTTTCTATTAAGCAAGGAAGATGGTCTTACAAATATGGAGATATCTGAATATTTAGACATCTCCATTAAAACAGTAGAAGCTCATATTTCAAAAGCCTATTGTATCATTAGAGAAAAAATTGGTGAAAAAACAAGTAGTATCTTGTTCTTAATTTTTCCTAATAAAAAAACATCTTAA
- a CDS encoding AsmA-like C-terminal region-containing protein, which produces MKKLFKILGIFLVVLIAAVIIIPIVFEGKIIELVKKTANNNLNATLDFEDADLSIWSSFPSAEVSLNNTSLVNNAPFEGDTLFKAKSINLKLPIGQLFKSNSDISITTFAIDGAQLTVKIDENGNANYDIAKESDTETTSTAESDPLQLQLEGYSITNSEISYTDASSKMAFSLKEFNHKGEGNLSAATSKLDTKTDGLISFEMDSVAYFNNNKIDLQALIGIDLNENKFSFLENKALINQLPLVFDGFVKINDNNQEVAINFKTPSSDFKNFLALIPEVYSKNIEGVTTTGNFDVTGNFDGVVDDTHIPKFNIIINSDNASFKYPDLPKSLENININTKIANETGLVKDTYINVDTLSFRIDKEVFNASAKLSEVTENMKVKAHLDGKINLANLEKVYPAEAVKDLKGNLSINANTAFDMNSIEKGKYENTRTSGTFSLQNFEYVSAELSDKLIIDKTSLTLNPKSVKLNSFDAKLGKTDIQATGSIDNLIGFFFNKEDMEGRFSLNSNTFSVNDFMVAEVNEKEGEKKKETPIAATESIKIPSFLNCTIDAKANTVLYDNLTLKNVSGTLIIKDQTATLKNMKSNLFNGIIGFDGNVSTKSATPTFAMNLDMKSLNIDESFKQLSLLEALAPIANIIQGKLNTNISLSGFLNNDFTPNLSTLSGKAAAELLSSKLSSENSPLIQKLEDQLTFLDAKKLNLDDLKTALSFKDGKVEVHPFSINYEDIKIDISGGHGFDNTLGYKAVVNVPAKYLGADVTKLLAQLKEEDSENIKIPVNALISGSFKNPTVKTDMKSAVTDLTKELVAKQKDKLIEKGKDKVGDALKDLLGGKEKTKDSTAVSTDSVAKSTPKTTVEDVAKDALKNLFGKKKKKDTVN; this is translated from the coding sequence ATGAAAAAATTATTTAAAATATTAGGGATATTTTTAGTTGTTCTAATAGCGGCAGTAATTATTATTCCCATTGTTTTTGAAGGAAAAATAATAGAATTGGTAAAGAAAACAGCCAACAATAATTTGAATGCTACATTAGATTTTGAAGATGCTGATTTAAGTATTTGGAGTAGTTTTCCGAGTGCTGAAGTTTCATTAAACAATACTTCGTTGGTAAATAACGCTCCTTTCGAAGGAGACACTTTATTTAAAGCAAAATCAATTAATTTAAAATTACCAATAGGTCAGTTGTTTAAGAGCAATTCTGATATTAGCATTACTACATTTGCAATAGATGGTGCACAATTAACGGTTAAAATTGATGAAAATGGAAATGCTAATTATGATATTGCAAAAGAGAGTGACACAGAAACAACTTCAACTGCTGAGTCAGATCCTTTACAGTTGCAATTAGAGGGGTATAGTATTACCAACAGTGAAATTTCCTATACAGACGCATCGAGTAAAATGGCGTTTTCATTAAAAGAGTTTAACCATAAAGGAGAAGGCAATTTGTCGGCAGCAACGTCTAAATTAGATACAAAAACGGATGGATTAATTTCATTTGAAATGGATAGTGTTGCTTATTTTAACAACAATAAAATTGATTTACAAGCTTTAATTGGTATTGATTTAAACGAAAATAAATTCAGCTTTTTAGAAAATAAGGCTTTAATTAATCAATTGCCTTTAGTTTTTGACGGGTTCGTTAAAATTAATGATAACAACCAAGAAGTAGCTATCAATTTTAAAACGCCATCATCAGATTTTAAGAACTTTTTGGCGTTAATACCTGAGGTGTATTCTAAAAATATTGAAGGGGTAACAACTACAGGTAATTTTGACGTTACAGGTAATTTTGACGGTGTGGTTGACGACACTCATATTCCGAAGTTTAATATTATAATTAATTCGGATAATGCTTCTTTTAAGTATCCTGATTTACCAAAATCATTGGAAAATATCAATATAAATACGAAGATTGCAAATGAAACAGGTTTGGTAAAAGATACCTATATAAATGTTGATACCTTATCTTTCCGTATAGACAAAGAGGTATTTAATGCGTCTGCAAAATTATCAGAAGTAACAGAAAACATGAAGGTTAAAGCTCATTTGGATGGAAAAATAAACTTGGCGAATTTAGAAAAGGTATATCCTGCGGAAGCTGTAAAAGATTTGAAAGGAAATTTATCTATAAATGCCAATACTGCATTTGACATGAATTCAATAGAAAAAGGAAAATATGAAAACACGAGAACTTCAGGTACTTTTTCATTGCAGAATTTTGAATATGTATCGGCAGAGCTTAGTGATAAATTAATAATTGATAAAACTTCATTAACGTTAAATCCCAAATCTGTAAAGCTAAATAGTTTTGATGCTAAATTGGGAAAAACAGACATTCAAGCCACGGGTAGTATAGATAATTTAATTGGCTTTTTCTTCAATAAAGAAGACATGGAAGGCCGTTTTTCTTTGAACTCTAATACTTTTTCGGTGAATGATTTTATGGTAGCTGAGGTAAATGAAAAAGAAGGAGAAAAGAAAAAAGAAACCCCAATTGCAGCAACTGAGAGTATTAAAATACCTTCTTTTTTAAACTGTACTATTGATGCAAAAGCAAATACAGTATTGTATGATAACCTAACATTAAAAAATGTGTCAGGTACGTTGATAATTAAAGATCAAACAGCGACGTTAAAAAATATGAAATCCAATCTTTTTAATGGTATCATTGGTTTTGATGGAAATGTGTCTACGAAATCAGCAACTCCTACTTTTGCCATGAATTTGGACATGAAAAGCTTAAATATTGATGAATCTTTTAAACAATTGAGTTTGTTAGAAGCATTGGCACCAATTGCCAACATAATTCAAGGAAAATTAAATACAAACATTAGCCTTTCAGGGTTTTTGAATAATGATTTTACACCCAATTTGAGCACATTGTCTGGTAAAGCTGCTGCAGAATTGTTGAGTTCAAAGCTTTCATCAGAAAATTCTCCTTTAATACAGAAATTAGAAGACCAACTCACCTTTCTAGACGCTAAAAAATTGAATTTAGACGATCTAAAAACAGCGTTGTCATTTAAAGATGGTAAAGTAGAGGTACATCCTTTTTCTATTAATTATGAAGATATTAAAATTGACATCAGTGGTGGTCATGGTTTTGATAATACTTTAGGTTATAAAGCGGTTGTAAATGTACCAGCTAAGTACTTAGGGGCTGATGTAACAAAGCTATTAGCACAATTAAAAGAAGAAGACAGTGAAAACATTAAAATACCAGTTAATGCATTAATTTCAGGTAGTTTTAAGAATCCTACGGTTAAAACGGATATGAAATCAGCTGTGACTGATTTAACAAAGGAGTTGGTGGCAAAACAAAAAGATAAATTGATTGAGAAAGGGAAAGATAAGGTTGGCGATGCGTTAAAAGATTTACTAGGTGGTAAAGAAAAAACTAAGGATTCAACAGCTGTTTCTACTGATTCAGTAGCGAAATCTACACCGAAAACTACAGTTGAAGACGTAGCGAAAGATGCATTAAAAAATCTTTTTGGAAAGAAAAAGAAGAAAGATACGGTAAACTAA
- the gldA gene encoding gliding motility-associated ABC transporter ATP-binding subunit GldA, with the protein MSIEVQNISKTYGAQKALDDISFKINSGEIVGFLGPNGAGKSTMMKIITTYINASGGVVLVNGHNVATEPMSVKQSVGYLPEHNPLYLDMYVKEYIQFNASIHTISKSRIQEVIEQVGLTPEAHKKISQLSKGYRQRVGLAAALLHDPAVLILDEPTTGLDPNQLVEIRGLIKEIGKIKTVLFSTHIMQEVEAVCDRVIIINKGQIVTDKKLNELKSDKEQVIEVEFDLRVEPQLINQIPKLKNIENIYDNIWKLTFNTSKDMRPAIFDFAHDNGLKLLQSSIKNQDLESLFRSLTK; encoded by the coding sequence ATGTCAATAGAAGTACAAAACATTAGCAAAACTTACGGAGCACAAAAAGCCTTAGACGATATTAGTTTCAAAATAAACTCTGGTGAAATTGTAGGCTTTTTAGGACCTAATGGTGCTGGTAAATCTACGATGATGAAAATCATTACTACCTACATCAATGCTTCTGGTGGGGTAGTTCTTGTAAACGGACATAATGTAGCAACTGAACCCATGTCAGTAAAACAGTCTGTTGGGTATTTACCAGAACATAATCCGTTATATTTAGACATGTATGTCAAGGAATACATACAGTTTAATGCTTCTATACATACTATTTCTAAATCAAGAATTCAAGAGGTAATTGAGCAAGTTGGTTTAACACCTGAAGCTCACAAAAAAATTAGCCAATTGTCTAAAGGTTATCGTCAACGAGTTGGTTTAGCAGCTGCGTTATTGCATGACCCTGCCGTGCTAATTTTAGATGAGCCAACTACAGGATTAGACCCAAATCAATTGGTTGAAATAAGAGGATTGATTAAAGAAATTGGCAAAATAAAAACGGTATTGTTTTCAACGCATATTATGCAAGAAGTTGAAGCCGTTTGCGACCGGGTAATTATTATTAATAAAGGACAAATTGTAACTGATAAAAAACTGAATGAACTTAAGTCTGATAAAGAACAAGTTATTGAAGTTGAATTTGATTTACGTGTTGAACCTCAATTAATCAATCAGATTCCGAAATTGAAAAACATAGAAAATATCTATGATAACATTTGGAAACTTACTTTTAACACTAGTAAAGACATGCGTCCTGCTATTTTCGATTTTGCTCATGATAATGGATTAAAACTACTGCAATCTTCTATAAAAAATCAAGATTTAGAAAGTCTATTTAGAAGTCTTACGAAGTAG
- a CDS encoding M28 family metallopeptidase translates to MFKKLTPCFILLFLFLQVAHSQKNVTVNELKKHINFLTSDKNVGRYPGERTNKKVVSYIKKQYKQSGIKPLKGSYKQAFMAQLRVKKDEPKKPEVKTWNVIGIIEGSDPKLKNEYVVLGAHYDHLGLGDGPSSKSEKVGVVYYGADDNASGTAALLEIGEKIAAHKDTLKRSVILIAFGAEEQGLLGSKYFVNNPIVPLNQIKLMINMDMVGRLNEQKHIYMGGAGTFDGGMELMKKLGPKHALSPIVNAGSVGGSDHVSFYKKQISVIGLHTGGHPQYHTPEDTADLINYQGEKKVCDYIYDAIINVATSTSEINFIPQD, encoded by the coding sequence ATGTTTAAGAAATTAACCCCCTGCTTCATACTACTTTTTCTTTTTTTACAAGTAGCTCATTCTCAAAAAAATGTTACGGTAAACGAACTGAAAAAGCATATTAATTTTTTAACTTCAGATAAGAATGTAGGTCGATATCCTGGTGAAAGGACTAATAAAAAAGTGGTTAGTTATATTAAAAAACAATACAAACAGTCTGGAATAAAACCATTAAAAGGCAGCTATAAACAAGCGTTTATGGCTCAACTAAGAGTCAAAAAAGATGAGCCAAAAAAACCAGAAGTAAAAACTTGGAATGTAATAGGTATTATTGAAGGGTCAGACCCTAAACTTAAAAACGAATATGTGGTTCTTGGGGCACATTATGATCATTTGGGTCTTGGAGATGGACCTTCGTCAAAGTCTGAAAAAGTTGGAGTTGTATATTACGGTGCTGATGATAATGCCAGTGGAACTGCAGCCCTTTTGGAAATAGGTGAAAAAATTGCTGCTCATAAAGATACATTGAAGCGAAGTGTGATATTGATTGCCTTTGGTGCTGAAGAACAAGGGTTGTTGGGCAGTAAGTATTTTGTTAACAATCCCATTGTTCCCTTAAATCAAATCAAATTAATGATAAATATGGATATGGTTGGCAGACTAAATGAGCAAAAACATATTTATATGGGTGGTGCGGGAACATTTGACGGCGGTATGGAATTAATGAAAAAACTAGGTCCTAAGCATGCTTTATCTCCAATTGTTAATGCAGGGTCTGTTGGTGGCTCAGATCACGTTTCATTTTATAAAAAACAAATATCTGTAATCGGACTACATACTGGCGGGCATCCTCAGTACCATACTCCTGAAGATACTGCCGATTTAATTAATTATCAAGGTGAAAAAAAAGTTTGTGATTATATTTATGACGCTATTATAAATGTTGCGACAAGTACTTCTGAAATAAATTTTATTCCACAAGATTAA
- a CDS encoding FecR family protein: MISKNTENLIVKYINKAANAEELDQLRDWVKKPNNYKIFKEFVRTHYSILYTLENQDKLDVKEVLLQRISKDKSVIKQKRIRSIMKYAAAAIFVLGLSYYYQQGYLSNIPTQTISEDTVPVIIEPGTNKAVLTLEDGSNITLGKGKNYQSENINSNGEKLAYSSETGTKKSIVYNYLTIPRGGQFYLKLSDDTEVWLNSATQLKYPVHFVTGETREVELVYGEAYFVVSPSSNHNGSRFNLICNEQEVEVIGTQFNVKAYKEERNIYTTLVEGKIDFNANDTKRRLTPNEQLNLNLDTKELTVKKVDVYNEISWKEGVFSFEGKPLKDIVTILSRWYDVEFVFENKAAQEKRFNGSLRKDVNINEVLNIVKNFGIIKKYEIKNKIVLLK; the protein is encoded by the coding sequence ATGATTTCTAAAAACACAGAAAATCTCATTGTAAAATATATTAACAAAGCTGCCAATGCAGAAGAGTTAGATCAATTAAGAGACTGGGTAAAAAAACCAAATAATTACAAAATTTTTAAAGAATTTGTTCGCACACATTATTCCATTTTATATACGTTAGAAAATCAAGATAAGCTTGATGTAAAGGAAGTATTGTTGCAAAGAATTAGTAAGGACAAATCTGTAATTAAACAAAAAAGAATTAGATCTATTATGAAGTATGCAGCGGCAGCCATCTTCGTTTTAGGGCTAAGCTATTACTATCAACAAGGCTATCTATCTAATATCCCTACTCAAACTATTTCTGAAGATACTGTACCTGTAATTATTGAACCGGGTACTAATAAGGCTGTGCTCACATTAGAAGATGGGTCTAATATTACATTGGGGAAAGGTAAAAATTACCAATCTGAAAATATCAACAGTAATGGAGAAAAATTGGCTTATTCTTCTGAGACAGGTACAAAAAAATCAATAGTTTATAATTACCTTACTATTCCTCGTGGTGGTCAGTTTTATTTAAAGCTATCTGATGATACTGAAGTATGGCTTAATTCTGCAACCCAATTAAAATACCCTGTACATTTTGTTACTGGTGAAACTAGAGAAGTAGAACTAGTTTATGGTGAAGCCTATTTTGTCGTATCACCAAGCTCTAATCATAATGGATCTAGATTTAACTTAATTTGTAATGAACAAGAAGTTGAAGTTATTGGCACACAATTTAATGTAAAGGCCTATAAGGAAGAAAGAAATATATATACCACCCTTGTGGAAGGAAAAATTGATTTTAATGCAAATGATACGAAAAGAAGATTAACACCAAATGAGCAATTAAATCTTAACCTTGATACAAAAGAATTAACTGTTAAAAAGGTAGATGTTTATAATGAAATTTCTTGGAAAGAAGGTGTTTTTAGTTTTGAAGGGAAACCGTTAAAAGATATTGTTACCATACTCTCTCGTTGGTATGATGTTGAATTTGTTTTTGAAAACAAAGCTGCTCAAGAAAAACGGTTTAACGGATCGCTAAGAAAGGATGTAAACATAAACGAGGTACTCAATATTGTTAAAAATTTTGGAATAATTAAAAAATATGAAATAAAGAATAAGATAGTATTACTAAAATAA
- the kdsA gene encoding 3-deoxy-8-phosphooctulonate synthase, with protein MDISVIPNIKHTNSNNFFLLAGPCAIEGEEMALRIAEKIISVTDKLEIPLIFKGSFKKANRSRVDSFSGIGDEKALKILQKVSKTFGVPTVTDIHESGDAYLAAQFVDVLQIPAFLVRQTDLVVAAAKTGKVVNLKKGQFMSAESMKHAVNKVIDSGNEKVMITDRGTMFGYQDMIVDFRGIPTMKQFGTTILDVTHSLQQPNQTSGVTGGRPDMIETIARAGIATGVDGLFLETHFDPANAKSDGANMLHLDHLEKLLTNLVAIRKTINTL; from the coding sequence ATGGATATTTCTGTTATTCCCAATATTAAACATACAAATAGTAACAACTTTTTTCTATTGGCTGGGCCTTGTGCCATTGAAGGCGAAGAGATGGCTTTACGAATAGCTGAAAAAATTATTTCAGTAACTGATAAACTAGAAATTCCCCTTATTTTTAAAGGCAGTTTTAAAAAGGCTAACCGTTCTAGAGTAGATAGTTTTAGTGGAATTGGAGATGAAAAAGCCTTAAAAATACTTCAAAAAGTAAGTAAAACTTTTGGGGTACCTACAGTAACTGACATACATGAAAGTGGTGATGCTTATCTCGCCGCTCAATTTGTTGATGTCCTACAAATTCCCGCATTTTTAGTTCGTCAAACTGATTTAGTGGTTGCTGCTGCAAAAACGGGTAAGGTTGTCAATTTGAAAAAAGGACAATTTATGAGTGCAGAAAGCATGAAACATGCTGTAAATAAAGTGATTGATAGCGGTAATGAAAAAGTTATGATAACCGATAGAGGTACCATGTTTGGGTACCAAGACATGATTGTCGATTTTAGAGGAATTCCTACAATGAAACAATTTGGAACCACAATATTAGATGTAACACATTCTTTACAACAACCAAATCAGACCTCAGGGGTAACTGGTGGTAGACCTGATATGATTGAAACCATTGCTAGAGCAGGAATTGCCACAGGGGTTGACGGATTGTTTTTAGAAACTCATTTTGATCCTGCTAATGCCAAATCTGACGGTGCTAATATGTTACATCTAGATCATTTGGAAAAACTACTCACCAACTTAGTTGCCATAAGAAAAACCATAAATACACTATAA